Part of the Wolbachia endosymbiont (group B) of Eucosma cana genome, TTTATGGCTGCGTTATTATTTATTTAACAAAGTATTAGTATAATTTACTACTGAATTAAATGGAGAAAATTCAATGAATAAATTACCAAGCAATGCAAAAACAAGCAAGTCTCAGGTTACTCAGTGGGAGGTAATAAAAAATTGTGAATATTCTGATAATTGTTTATCAAAAGTAGTAACTTTATACGTTATTAAAATGGCGGAATTATCAGATATTTATACGAGTAATGAACCTGAAATTAACACTATACTTACAAGAATAAGCATAACAAGTGAAAATGCATTTTTAAATAAGGTTGTTGATATTGAAATTATGGAGGGCATTTTTCCGTACAAATTCAACAGCAAGAAGAAAAATAACATATCAAGGCTAGAAGATTTGTACAATTATTTATGTTCTACTGTTATTGATAGCCTTCCAAAAGAAATGCTTGAAAGCCTAATAAGAGAATACAGAGACGCTGTTAACTTATTTAAAGCAATTACTTAACTAGGTGTAGCATTTTTAAGACTTTACCTTCTATTTCAGAAATGCCACTTTCAAGATCTTTATCTATCAAACATATGATAGATAAATATGTTTTCTGCTTCTTTTCAACATTGATAGTTAAAGTTCCAGGGGTAATCGTAACCGAGTTAGCAAATAATGCAATGGTCTTATCATTATGTCCTATGCATTCCCTTACAATAACAATTGGCTCAACTGTAGATTTGAATCGTAGCACCTTTTTTGTTACATAAATACTTGAAAAAATAATTTGGTAAATTAGCCAAGGTATATAACTTATAAGCTGATAAAGTGACAGCCTACCACTATCATTTAGAATTTGACTAAGGGCA contains:
- a CDS encoding Na+/H+ antiporter subunit E codes for the protein MKVRQNIKFFSLSFVILSSLWITLSGYFEPFFILCGVFSSVFTLIIFKRLIDAESALSQILNDSGRLSLYQLISYIPWLIYQIIFSSIYVTKKVLRFKSTVEPIVIVRECIGHNDKTIALFANSVTITPGTLTINVEKKQKTYLSIICLIDKDLESGISEIEGKVLKMLHLVK